From a single Lolium rigidum isolate FL_2022 chromosome 7, APGP_CSIRO_Lrig_0.1, whole genome shotgun sequence genomic region:
- the LOC124677319 gene encoding putative cis-zeatin O-glucosyltransferase, producing the protein MATEPTKSVAFVAVPFPAQGHLNQLLHLSLLVASRGLSVHYAAPAAHVRQARSRLHGWDPDDLGSIHFHDLDVSTNESPAPDPTAQSPFPNHLIPMWESFNTAASVPLAVLLRRLSATHRRVVVVYDRLNSFAAVEAARLENGEAYALQCVAISYHLGWLDPGHQLLRGHGLEHIPIDVTMSKEFVEYIVRTTVELNNEGGQGVASPAGLVMNTCRELEGEFIDAIAEHPKYKDQKLFAVGPLNPLLDASASVRTPGKTRHKCMDWLDAQPPASVLYVSFGTTSSFRGEQIAEIAAALKGSKQRFIWVLHDADRADISAGLGETQHDKLMTEFTRETEGTGLVITGWAPQLEILAHGTTAAFMSHCGWNSTLESLGHGKPILAWPMHSDQPWDAELICKYLRVGLLVRPWKKHDQVVPAEAIQEVIKEAMLSENGMTMRRRAKELGEAIRASVAGGSSSRDLDELVACITR; encoded by the coding sequence ATGGCTACTGAGCCGACGAAATCGGTAGCCTTCGTGGCGGTGCCGTTCCCTGCGCAGGGCCACTTGAACCAGCTGCTGCACCTATCCCTGCTGGTGGCGTCGCGGGGTCTCTCAGTGCACTACGCGGCGCCCGCCGCGCACGTCCGGCAGGCGCGGTCACGCCTGCACGGCTGGGACCCCGACGACCTCGGCTCCATCCACTTCCACGACCTCGACGTCTCCACCAACGAGTCCCCGGCGCCCGACCCGACTGCCCAGTCTCCCTTCCCCAACCACCTTATTCCCATGTGGGAGTCCTTCAACACCGCCGCGAGCGTCCCTCTCGCTGTCCTTCTCCGGAGGCTTTCGGCCACCCACCGCCGAGTGGTAGTCGTGTACGACAGGCTCAACTCCTTCGCCGCGgtggaggcggcgcggctggaAAACGGCGAGGCCTACGCGCTGCAGTGCGTGGCCATCTCCTACCACCTGGGTTGGCTGGACCCCGGGCACCAGCTCCTGCGCGGCCATGGCCTCGAGCACATCCCCATCGACGTCACCATGTCCAAGGAGTTCGTGGAGTACATAGTCCGGACAACGGTGGAGCTAAACAACGAAGGGGGCCAAGGCGTGGCCTCGCCCGCCGGGCTCGTCATGAACACATGCCGCGAGCTGGAGGGCGAGTTCATCGATGCCATCGCCGAGCACCCAAAATACAAGGACCAAAAGCTCTTCGCGGTCGGGCCACTGAACCCGCTGCTGGACGCGAGCGCGAGCGTGCGCACGCCGGGGAAGACGCGGCACAAGTGCATGGACTGGCTTGACGCGCAGCCTCCGGCGTCGGTGTTGTACGTGTCCTTCGGGACGACGTCCTCCTTCCGGGGAGAGCAGATCGCGGAGATAGCAGCGGCGCTCAAGGGCAGCAAGCAGAGGTTCATCTGGGTGCTGCACGACGCCGACCGTGCCGACATATCCGCCGGACTAGGCGAGACCCAGCACGACAAGCTGATGACCGAGTTCACTAGAGAAACCGAGGGAACGGGGTTGGTAATCACCGGATGGGCGCCGCAGCTTGAGATCCTGGCTCACGGCACCACGGCGGCGTTCATGAGCCACTGCGGCTGGAACTCTACCTTGGAGAGCCTGGGCCACGGTAAGCCTATACTCGCGTGGCCAATGCACTCCGACCAGCCGTGGGACGCGGAGCTTATCTGCAAGTACCTCAGGGTCGGCCTCCTCGTGAGGCCATGGAAGAAGCACGATCAGGTCGTACCGGCGGAGGCCATCCAAGAGGTGATCAAGGAAGCGATGCTTTCAGAGAATGGAATGACGATGCGTCGGCGGGCGAAGGAGCTGGGCGAGGCCATTCGTGCCTCTGTGGCGGGCGGCTCATCTAGCAGAGACCTGGACGAGTTAGTTGCTTGCATCACAAGGTGA